AAGAccctatatatattatatatatatatatatatatatatatatatatatgtgtgtgtgtgtgtgtgagagagagagagagatcgAGATTACTGGTGATTAGTCaataataaattcattgaaCAAGCTTAGATCCACCGACGAAAAATTGGATCCCCTTTCTCCATCAGTCAACCCCCTCCATTTATCGTATAAATCAACCAAAATCCCCATTTTTTTAGCCATAAATCAATCACCAAACTTCTCTGTATTTCACCAACGAAATTCTTAACAATGGCAGCCGCTTCGCCAACACCAGTTCTTCCAATTTCCAACCCCCAAACCACCTCCACAACCGTCGCCACCACCGATACCCAACAAACCGTCACCGGTGTGGGTCCTACCCCGGCTCTCCGTGCATTCATCAACCGCATCTCTGAAACCGTCCAAGGTGGTCTCTCCAATCGCCGTCCATGGGCTGAACTCGTTGATCGTTCTGCCTTCGCTAAACCCGAATCTGTTTCCGATGCTACCCTTCGTATCCGCAAAAACTACTCCTATTTCCGTACCAATTACCTTTCTCTCCTCGCCGTTGTCCTCGCTTTCAGTCTCATCACAAACCCATTTTCCCTCATTCTTCTCACCGGTCTCCTCGCTGCTTGGCTTTTTCTTTACCTTTTCCGTCCATCAGATCCGCCTTTGGTTCTATTTGGTCGGCAGTTTTCTGAACGGGAAACGCTTGGAGTTCTCATTGTTTCCACCGTCGTTGTTATTTTCCTCACCAGCGTCGGATCTGTTCTCGTTTCTGCTTTGATGATTGGTCTCGCAATTGTGTGTACACATGCTGCTTTTAGGGTTCCTGAAGATCTTTTCCTTGACGATCAGGAGTCTCCGGCAACTgggtttctctctttcttggcCGGCGCCGCCCCTACCTCTGGCCCCGCTGCTGTTTCCGCTAGGGTTTGAGGGTACAACGACACCGTATTGAGGTCCAAGGAAATTTATTTCTTGTAAAGGTAATTGAAATTGATTAGTAGAGTAAGAGAATaatcaaaaattatattaaccCAAAGAGattgttcttttttgttttttcttttttagttaatATGGAATTGTATAATCAGGATCTGCTGGGGATTTTGTTTGTGTAATTTGTTTAGTACAAAGTTTATATGTCTTATCATTTGATTGATTCATTtcttaattgttgttaataaatatgatattgaaTGTTATATATGTTTACTAAAGGTTTTTAATTCTAAATTTACATAATTAGAGAACATCATAACCACTCctatattaaattgttttatttcttattcATGTTGTTATACTTCCTATACATGaacaatttatgtattaaattgttgtcaaaaaatgtaattaaatatCCTAAAACACTGGTAATACTATTCCTTTTGGATTGTGGGAGATCTTTAATGTTATTAGGTGGGGTGGacaatattatatcatttttaattagAGGTTCAAATTCAATTGAAATGAAATTGCTAATGCTCTacccttttaattaaaatttgtcgATTCAAATACGAATTTAttgagatttaaaataaatatcaaatattgagTGGTTAATCAAAAAGGATTGGAGATTTTTGGTTTGAAGGCAATCTCATACTTGGCTCTTTAGCTTTGCTCGAGTGTCAAAATAGATATCAAACATCGAACGTTAAGTTGTAAATAAAAGATCGGAGATATTTGGTTTGAAGGCAACCTCATACCTTGATTGTTGTCATTCTTCCCATTCACCATATTTCACCCACACACTATTTAGACTTAATATtttgattcaatatttttatcatcaaacaataaaaatagtGAATCCATTAGAAAAGATGAGAACCTCGTTAATGTGCATCTGTTTCCATAGGTTCATTACTAAGCTGACTGTTGATTGATTATATCAAGGGTAACATCTAGCAACAATCATTAACCATCGTATCACATGAACTATATGATATACGTACGCTCAAAAATTAttgagaaaatatatatgtaaaattcaATTTAATCGGTAAAAATTGATTCCTTTTTATAGATTTATTACAACAAAATTTGTCAATTCAACAACAAAAGTTTCTCCCAATGGAATGGTTTTCAAGCCTCTGCCTAAGATCGATTTACTATCTCTTCTTTAGCTTTAACTTGAACACACGTGAATCACTCAATCGAAAAAGAGGAAGACATTAGGAGCACTCATTCCTTGTACCCGGGGAACTGATTCATAAGAAAGGGCTATACCAGAAAAGGAGTTTACGGTGAATTCC
The sequence above is a segment of the Solanum lycopersicum chromosome 10, SLM_r2.1 genome. Coding sequences within it:
- the LOC101245109 gene encoding PRA1 family protein B4, with amino-acid sequence MAAASPTPVLPISNPQTTSTTVATTDTQQTVTGVGPTPALRAFINRISETVQGGLSNRRPWAELVDRSAFAKPESVSDATLRIRKNYSYFRTNYLSLLAVVLAFSLITNPFSLILLTGLLAAWLFLYLFRPSDPPLVLFGRQFSERETLGVLIVSTVVVIFLTSVGSVLVSALMIGLAIVCTHAAFRVPEDLFLDDQESPATGFLSFLAGAAPTSGPAAVSARV